A window from Pyrococcus yayanosii CH1 encodes these proteins:
- a CDS encoding MATE family efflux transporter gives MRQDRIDAMRYEIVEGHIERTLIRLAWPLIINNMVQVLYNLTDTFWLGKLGKEQLSAPGTAWPLVWFIMSLGMGFATAGFAFVSQYIGAQEYEKANKAAGALYSLMLIFSIAVAVIGVLITPFAMKFMNVTSEVYPYAVNYTRVIFLGIPFSFTLFAFNFLLRAVGDTKTPVKINIFTVFLNIILDPIFIFGWFGFPKLGVVGAAVATMLSNTVGSLIGGYLLFTGKVGIHITSETLMPDIELYFKMFRVGLPASVGGSTDAFGFVVLTRIIYTYGTVAFATYSITNRLTNFMFAFANGISQAMGTMIGQNVGAERYERAKKIAERAMLINLIILGLGTAIIVIFRAQIFSFFIKDEAILAESVKVVRYFSASLPFFGIFSAVTNVFQSSGHTKKSMILGMLRLWGLRIPLSYSLGKVMGDSTGVWIGMGLSNVISALIGFAWFLRGSWMRRIVE, from the coding sequence ATGAGGCAGGACAGGATAGACGCTATGAGGTACGAAATAGTCGAGGGGCATATCGAAAGGACGCTAATCCGGTTAGCTTGGCCCCTCATAATCAACAACATGGTTCAGGTCTTATACAATCTCACGGACACCTTCTGGCTGGGTAAGCTTGGCAAAGAGCAGCTTTCGGCTCCGGGGACAGCTTGGCCTCTCGTATGGTTCATTATGAGCCTAGGAATGGGGTTTGCCACTGCGGGATTCGCCTTCGTGAGCCAGTACATAGGAGCCCAGGAGTACGAAAAGGCCAACAAGGCCGCTGGAGCCCTTTATTCTCTCATGCTTATATTTTCCATCGCCGTGGCGGTTATCGGCGTTCTTATAACTCCTTTCGCCATGAAGTTTATGAACGTGACCTCCGAGGTCTACCCTTACGCAGTTAACTACACGCGCGTGATATTCCTCGGTATTCCATTCTCCTTCACGTTATTCGCCTTCAATTTTCTCCTGAGAGCCGTTGGAGACACGAAAACGCCGGTAAAGATTAACATATTCACGGTCTTCCTTAACATAATCCTCGACCCGATATTTATATTCGGCTGGTTTGGCTTCCCAAAGCTTGGAGTCGTTGGCGCTGCCGTGGCCACAATGCTCTCTAACACCGTAGGCTCGCTTATAGGCGGCTACCTGCTCTTTACGGGAAAGGTCGGGATCCACATTACCTCCGAAACGCTCATGCCCGACATTGAGCTCTACTTTAAGATGTTCCGCGTTGGTCTTCCGGCGAGCGTAGGGGGTTCCACGGATGCCTTCGGCTTCGTCGTGCTCACGAGGATAATCTACACCTACGGGACGGTCGCCTTTGCCACGTACAGCATCACGAATAGGCTCACGAACTTCATGTTCGCCTTTGCCAATGGAATAAGCCAGGCTATGGGAACGATGATCGGCCAGAACGTCGGTGCAGAGAGGTACGAGAGAGCCAAGAAGATAGCGGAGAGAGCTATGCTCATCAACTTAATAATCCTCGGACTTGGCACGGCAATCATCGTCATCTTCCGCGCCCAGATATTCTCGTTCTTCATAAAGGATGAGGCCATACTCGCGGAGAGCGTCAAGGTTGTCCGTTACTTCTCAGCCTCCCTACCTTTCTTCGGGATATTCAGTGCCGTCACGAACGTCTTCCAGAGCTCTGGGCATACGAAGAAGAGTATGATACTTGGCATGCTCAGGCTGTGGGGCTTGAGAATACCCCTCAGCTACAGCCTTGGAAAGGTTATGGGAGACAGCACAGGCGTGTGGATTGGAATGGGACTGAGCAACGTCATCTCAGCCCTTATCGGTTTCGCGTGGTTCTTGAGGGGCAGTTGGATGAGGAGGATAGTGGAATGA